In one Nicotiana tomentosiformis chromosome 6, ASM39032v3, whole genome shotgun sequence genomic region, the following are encoded:
- the LOC138893970 gene encoding uncharacterized protein, which produces MKAEKKKKEEKSRREEHEESEHMPVLPFPQKLYREKLDKQFWRFLDVLKQVHVNFLFTEVLSQMPAYAKFLKEILTKKKGKIDDTSVVKLTEHCSAILQNKLQQKCGNPGSFTLSCSLGTVNFDKSLCDFGASINLMPLSIYRKLEKKIGEIRS; this is translated from the coding sequence ATGAAAgcggagaaaaagaagaaagaagaaaaatcgagaagggaggaacatgaggAGAGTGAGCATATGCCTGtgctacctttccctcaaaagctatatagagaaaagctggacaagcagttttggagatttctagatgtgctaaaacaggttcatgtaaactttCTATTCACAGAAGTactctcacaaatgcctgcttatgccaaattcttgaaggagatccttacaaaaaAGAAGGGGAAGATAGATGatacctcagtggtcaagctcacagagcattgcagcgcgatattgcaaaacaaactccaaCAAAAGTGTGGaaatccagggagttttactttATCTTGCTCATTAGGAACTGtcaattttgataaatctttatgtgattttggtgcctcaattaacttaatgcctctatctatttataggaaactggagaagaagattggagagataaggtcgtag